From Serinus canaria isolate serCan28SL12 chromosome 26, serCan2020, whole genome shotgun sequence, one genomic window encodes:
- the LAD1 gene encoding ladinin-1 isoform X1: MSFSRRNWSDLSSLARQRTLEDEEEQQRERRRRHRSLLSSTSTDEKPASPAKDISPASSRPSSLVKPQSPENGEERKLSEVLKTQEGRRTRGLPPVSEKLRQEKEQKEPGAGESCQETEAQPRGRQESSRAAEHAQEAARGRGDPPRDKNLEPGSERKVVVRTWLQDKDQGAQTPRGEQRKEAKEPPEVGSCRLREVKILTRVGNRSTEEKISAVTSSPEQQQPSRNPSKQVIQLSPPRDEPAEKPDPSPTHVTSIRRASPRTVSFRIISKKQKEESQSPLTRSASLRIPGSNSTIGEKLEKYNSAVQRSEGVKSSVPAQKSRLLSSEGVASKRNFFERSAPSKAEPAALRKDSLKISGSVTSRINLWISRAQEPAKEENGKEIRRINSLAKRDVWIKQPGDTSGDTKLQ; encoded by the exons ATGTCCTTCAGCAGAAGGAACTGGTCCGATCTCTCCAG CCTGGCCAGGCAGAGGACcctggaggatgaggaagagcagcaaagaGAGCGCCGGCGAAGGCACCGGAGCCTGCTGTCATCCACCTCCACGGATGAGAaacctgccagccctgccaaggaCATCAGCCCAGCTTCCAGCAG ACCTTCATCCCTGGTGAAGCCGCAGTCTCCGGAGAATGGGGAAGAGCGAAAGCTCTCAGAGGTGCTGAAGACACAAGAAGGGAGAAGAACAAGGGGCCTCCCACCTGTGTCCGAAAAgctgaggcaggagaaggagcagaaggagccAGGAGCGGGAGAGAGCTGCCAGGAGACAGAGGCACAGCCCCgcgggaggcaggagagcagccgGGCTGCAGAGCATGCTCAGGAGGCggccaggggcagaggggaccCGCCCAGAGACAAGAACCTGGAACCAGGCTCTGAGAGGAAGGTGGTGGTGAGGACATGGCTCCAGGACAAAGACCAAGGAGCGCAGACTCCTCggggggagcagaggaaggaagcaAAGGAGCCACCAGAGGTGGGGAGCTGCCGGCTCCGGGAGGTGAAGATCCTCACCAGGGTGGGAAACCgcagcacagaagagaaaatctCAGCAGTGACCTcatctccagagcagcag CAGCCATCCAGGAACCCCTCAAAGCAGGTAAtccagctgtcccctccccgaGATGAACCTGCAGAAAAGCCAGACCCTTCTCCAACTCATGTCACCTCCATCCGACGGGCCAGTCCAAGAACTGTCTCCTTCCGG ATCATCTccaagaagcagaaagaagagagcCAAAGCCCTCTCACAAGGAG TGCGAGTCTGAGGATCCCAGGCAGCAACAGCACCATTGGGGAGAAGCTGGAAAAGTACAACTCAGCTGTGCAG CGCTCGGAGGGGGTGAAATCCTCCGTGCCTGCCCAGAAGAGTCGCCTGCTCTCCTCGGAGGGGGTGGCGAGCAAGCGCAACTTCTTCGAGAGAAGCGCTCCCAGCAAGGCGGAACCGGCGGCTCTCAGGAAG GACAGCCTGAAGATCTCAGGCTCGGTGACATCCCGCATTAATCTGTGGATCAGCCGAGCTCAGGAGCCTGCCAAGGAGGAAAACGGAAAG GAAATCCGGAGAATCAACAGCCTGGCAAAGCGAGATGTCTGGATAAAGCAGCCTGGAGACACCTCTGGAGACACCAAG TTGCAGTAA
- the LAD1 gene encoding ladinin-1 isoform X2 produces MSFSRRNWSDLSSLARQRTLEDEEEQQRERRRRHRSLLSSTSTDEKPASPAKDISPASSRPSSLVKPQSPENGEERKLSEVLKTQEGRRTRGLPPVSEKLRQEKEQKEPGAGESCQETEAQPRGRQESSRAAEHAQEAARGRGDPPRDKNLEPGSERKVVVRTWLQDKDQGAQTPRGEQRKEAKEPPEVGSCRLREVKILTRVGNRSTEEKISAVTSSPEQQPSRNPSKQVIQLSPPRDEPAEKPDPSPTHVTSIRRASPRTVSFRIISKKQKEESQSPLTRSASLRIPGSNSTIGEKLEKYNSAVQRSEGVKSSVPAQKSRLLSSEGVASKRNFFERSAPSKAEPAALRKDSLKISGSVTSRINLWISRAQEPAKEENGKEIRRINSLAKRDVWIKQPGDTSGDTKLQ; encoded by the exons ATGTCCTTCAGCAGAAGGAACTGGTCCGATCTCTCCAG CCTGGCCAGGCAGAGGACcctggaggatgaggaagagcagcaaagaGAGCGCCGGCGAAGGCACCGGAGCCTGCTGTCATCCACCTCCACGGATGAGAaacctgccagccctgccaaggaCATCAGCCCAGCTTCCAGCAG ACCTTCATCCCTGGTGAAGCCGCAGTCTCCGGAGAATGGGGAAGAGCGAAAGCTCTCAGAGGTGCTGAAGACACAAGAAGGGAGAAGAACAAGGGGCCTCCCACCTGTGTCCGAAAAgctgaggcaggagaaggagcagaaggagccAGGAGCGGGAGAGAGCTGCCAGGAGACAGAGGCACAGCCCCgcgggaggcaggagagcagccgGGCTGCAGAGCATGCTCAGGAGGCggccaggggcagaggggaccCGCCCAGAGACAAGAACCTGGAACCAGGCTCTGAGAGGAAGGTGGTGGTGAGGACATGGCTCCAGGACAAAGACCAAGGAGCGCAGACTCCTCggggggagcagaggaaggaagcaAAGGAGCCACCAGAGGTGGGGAGCTGCCGGCTCCGGGAGGTGAAGATCCTCACCAGGGTGGGAAACCgcagcacagaagagaaaatctCAGCAGTGACCTcatctccagagcagcag CCATCCAGGAACCCCTCAAAGCAGGTAAtccagctgtcccctccccgaGATGAACCTGCAGAAAAGCCAGACCCTTCTCCAACTCATGTCACCTCCATCCGACGGGCCAGTCCAAGAACTGTCTCCTTCCGG ATCATCTccaagaagcagaaagaagagagcCAAAGCCCTCTCACAAGGAG TGCGAGTCTGAGGATCCCAGGCAGCAACAGCACCATTGGGGAGAAGCTGGAAAAGTACAACTCAGCTGTGCAG CGCTCGGAGGGGGTGAAATCCTCCGTGCCTGCCCAGAAGAGTCGCCTGCTCTCCTCGGAGGGGGTGGCGAGCAAGCGCAACTTCTTCGAGAGAAGCGCTCCCAGCAAGGCGGAACCGGCGGCTCTCAGGAAG GACAGCCTGAAGATCTCAGGCTCGGTGACATCCCGCATTAATCTGTGGATCAGCCGAGCTCAGGAGCCTGCCAAGGAGGAAAACGGAAAG GAAATCCGGAGAATCAACAGCCTGGCAAAGCGAGATGTCTGGATAAAGCAGCCTGGAGACACCTCTGGAGACACCAAG TTGCAGTAA
- the LAD1 gene encoding ladinin-1 isoform X3, translating to MSFSRRNWSDLSSLARQRTLEDEEEQQRERRRRHRSLLSSTSTDEKPASPAKDISPASSRPSSLVKPQSPENGEERKLSEVLKTQEGRRTRGLPPVSEKLRQEKEQKEPGAGESCQETEAQPRGRQESSRAAEHAQEAARGRGDPPRDKNLEPGSERKVVVRTWLQDKDQGAQTPRGEQRKEAKEPPEVGSCRLREVKILTRVGNRSTEEKISAVTSSPEQQQPSRNPSKQVIQLSPPRDEPAEKPDPSPTHVTSIRRASPRTVSFRIISKKQKEESQSPLTRSASLRIPGSNSTIGEKLEKYNSAVQRSEGVKSSVPAQKSRLLSSEGVASKRNFFERSAPSKAEPAALRKEIRRINSLAKRDVWIKQPGDTSGDTKLQ from the exons ATGTCCTTCAGCAGAAGGAACTGGTCCGATCTCTCCAG CCTGGCCAGGCAGAGGACcctggaggatgaggaagagcagcaaagaGAGCGCCGGCGAAGGCACCGGAGCCTGCTGTCATCCACCTCCACGGATGAGAaacctgccagccctgccaaggaCATCAGCCCAGCTTCCAGCAG ACCTTCATCCCTGGTGAAGCCGCAGTCTCCGGAGAATGGGGAAGAGCGAAAGCTCTCAGAGGTGCTGAAGACACAAGAAGGGAGAAGAACAAGGGGCCTCCCACCTGTGTCCGAAAAgctgaggcaggagaaggagcagaaggagccAGGAGCGGGAGAGAGCTGCCAGGAGACAGAGGCACAGCCCCgcgggaggcaggagagcagccgGGCTGCAGAGCATGCTCAGGAGGCggccaggggcagaggggaccCGCCCAGAGACAAGAACCTGGAACCAGGCTCTGAGAGGAAGGTGGTGGTGAGGACATGGCTCCAGGACAAAGACCAAGGAGCGCAGACTCCTCggggggagcagaggaaggaagcaAAGGAGCCACCAGAGGTGGGGAGCTGCCGGCTCCGGGAGGTGAAGATCCTCACCAGGGTGGGAAACCgcagcacagaagagaaaatctCAGCAGTGACCTcatctccagagcagcag CAGCCATCCAGGAACCCCTCAAAGCAGGTAAtccagctgtcccctccccgaGATGAACCTGCAGAAAAGCCAGACCCTTCTCCAACTCATGTCACCTCCATCCGACGGGCCAGTCCAAGAACTGTCTCCTTCCGG ATCATCTccaagaagcagaaagaagagagcCAAAGCCCTCTCACAAGGAG TGCGAGTCTGAGGATCCCAGGCAGCAACAGCACCATTGGGGAGAAGCTGGAAAAGTACAACTCAGCTGTGCAG CGCTCGGAGGGGGTGAAATCCTCCGTGCCTGCCCAGAAGAGTCGCCTGCTCTCCTCGGAGGGGGTGGCGAGCAAGCGCAACTTCTTCGAGAGAAGCGCTCCCAGCAAGGCGGAACCGGCGGCTCTCAGGAAG GAAATCCGGAGAATCAACAGCCTGGCAAAGCGAGATGTCTGGATAAAGCAGCCTGGAGACACCTCTGGAGACACCAAG TTGCAGTAA
- the LAD1 gene encoding ladinin-1 isoform X4 produces MSFSRRNWSDLSSLARQRTLEDEEEQQRERRRRHRSLLSSTSTDEKPASPAKDISPASSRPSSLVKPQSPENGEERKLSEVLKTQEGRRTRGLPPVSEKLRQEKEQKEPGAGESCQETEAQPRGRQESSRAAEHAQEAARGRGDPPRDKNLEPGSERKVVVRTWLQDKDQGAQTPRGEQRKEAKEPPEVGSCRLREVKILTRVGNRSTEEKISAVTSSPEQQIISKKQKEESQSPLTRSASLRIPGSNSTIGEKLEKYNSAVQRSEGVKSSVPAQKSRLLSSEGVASKRNFFERSAPSKAEPAALRKDSLKISGSVTSRINLWISRAQEPAKEENGKEIRRINSLAKRDVWIKQPGDTSGDTKLQ; encoded by the exons ATGTCCTTCAGCAGAAGGAACTGGTCCGATCTCTCCAG CCTGGCCAGGCAGAGGACcctggaggatgaggaagagcagcaaagaGAGCGCCGGCGAAGGCACCGGAGCCTGCTGTCATCCACCTCCACGGATGAGAaacctgccagccctgccaaggaCATCAGCCCAGCTTCCAGCAG ACCTTCATCCCTGGTGAAGCCGCAGTCTCCGGAGAATGGGGAAGAGCGAAAGCTCTCAGAGGTGCTGAAGACACAAGAAGGGAGAAGAACAAGGGGCCTCCCACCTGTGTCCGAAAAgctgaggcaggagaaggagcagaaggagccAGGAGCGGGAGAGAGCTGCCAGGAGACAGAGGCACAGCCCCgcgggaggcaggagagcagccgGGCTGCAGAGCATGCTCAGGAGGCggccaggggcagaggggaccCGCCCAGAGACAAGAACCTGGAACCAGGCTCTGAGAGGAAGGTGGTGGTGAGGACATGGCTCCAGGACAAAGACCAAGGAGCGCAGACTCCTCggggggagcagaggaaggaagcaAAGGAGCCACCAGAGGTGGGGAGCTGCCGGCTCCGGGAGGTGAAGATCCTCACCAGGGTGGGAAACCgcagcacagaagagaaaatctCAGCAGTGACCTcatctccagagcagcag ATCATCTccaagaagcagaaagaagagagcCAAAGCCCTCTCACAAGGAG TGCGAGTCTGAGGATCCCAGGCAGCAACAGCACCATTGGGGAGAAGCTGGAAAAGTACAACTCAGCTGTGCAG CGCTCGGAGGGGGTGAAATCCTCCGTGCCTGCCCAGAAGAGTCGCCTGCTCTCCTCGGAGGGGGTGGCGAGCAAGCGCAACTTCTTCGAGAGAAGCGCTCCCAGCAAGGCGGAACCGGCGGCTCTCAGGAAG GACAGCCTGAAGATCTCAGGCTCGGTGACATCCCGCATTAATCTGTGGATCAGCCGAGCTCAGGAGCCTGCCAAGGAGGAAAACGGAAAG GAAATCCGGAGAATCAACAGCCTGGCAAAGCGAGATGTCTGGATAAAGCAGCCTGGAGACACCTCTGGAGACACCAAG TTGCAGTAA